The Pleuronectes platessa chromosome 11, fPlePla1.1, whole genome shotgun sequence genome includes a window with the following:
- the LOC128450372 gene encoding histone H3-like: protein MASSKLKSRCDANPSPSMSVAKPIRYRTKQTARKSTGGKAPRKQLATKAARKSAPATGGVKKPHRYRPGTVALREIRRYQKSTELLIRKLPFQRLVREIAQDFKTDLRFQSSAVMALQEASEAYLVGLFEDTNLCAIHAKRVTIMPKDIQLARRIRGERA from the exons ATGGCTTCGTCCAAACTGAAGTCACGCTGCGACGCGAACCCGTCACCGTCCATGTCGGT GGCGAAGCCTATACGATATAGAACCAAGCAGACTGCTCGTAAATCCACCGGAGGCAAAGCCCCCAGGAAGCAGCTGGCCACCAAGGCTGCGCGTAAGAGCGCCCCGGCCACCGGCGGCGTCAAGAAGCCTCACCGTTACAGGCCCGGTACCGTGGCTCTGAGAGAGATCCGTCGCTACCAGAAATCTactgagctgctgatccgcaagctgcccttccagcgcctgGTGAGAGAAATCGCTCAGGATTTCAAGACCGACCTGCGCTTCCAGAGCTCCGCTGTCATGGCTCTGCAGGAGGCCAGCGAGGCTTACCTGGTCGGCCTCTTTGAGGACACCAACCTGTGCGCCATCCACGCCAAGAGGGTTACCATCATGCCCaaggacatccagctggcccgccgtaTCCGCGGAGAGAGAGCTTAA
- the LOC128450373 gene encoding uncharacterized protein LOC128450373 encodes MTELPGIIRKAAASRQLTVPTPLSAAPPDEMTKQSISILSGRGKTGGKARAKAKTRSSRAGLQFPVGRVHRLLSKGNYAHRVGAGAPVYLGAVLEYLTAEILELAGNATRDNKKSRIIPRHLQLAVRNDEELNKLLGGVTIAQGGVLPNIQAVLLPKKTEKAPKSKKQSTSIMSGRGKTGGKARAKAKTRSSRAGLQFPVGRVHRLLRKGNYAHRVGAGAPVYLAAVLEYLTAEILELAGNAARDNKKSRIIPRHLQLAVRNDEELNKLLGGVTIAQGGVLPNIQAVLLPKKTEKAPKSK; translated from the exons ATGACAGAGCTACCGGGAATCATCCGGAAGGCGGCCGCCTCCAGGCAGCTGACGGTGCCAACCCCGCTATCCGCTGCTCCACCTGATGAGATG acaaaaCAATCTATATCCATTTTGTCTGGCAGAGGCAAAACCGGCGGAAAGGCCAGAGCGAAGGCAAAGACTCGCTCTTCCCGCGCTGGGCTCCAGTTCCCCGTCGGTCGtgttcacaggctgctgagtAAAGGCAACTACGCACATCGCGTTGGTGCCGGCGCCCCCGTCTACCTGGGGGCTGTGCTGGAGTACCTCACCGCTGAGATCCTGGAGCTGGCTGGAAACGCCACCCGCGACAACAAGAAGAGCCGTATCATCCCCCGCCACCTGCAGCTGGCCGTCCGCAACGACGAGGAGCTCAACAAACTCCTGGGCGGAGTGACCATCGCTCAAGGCGGCGTGCTGCCCAACATCCAGGCTGTTCTTCTGCCCAAGAAGACCGAGAAGGCCCCCAAGTCCAA GAAACAATCTACATCCATTATGTCTGGCAGAGGTAAAACCGGCGGAAAGGCCAGAGCGAAGGCAAAGACTCGCTCTTCCCGCGCTGGGCTTCAGTTCCCCGTCGGCCGTGTTCACAGGCTACTGCGTAAAGGCAACTACGCACATCGCGTTGGTGCCGGCGCCCCCGTCTACCTGGCGGCTGTGCTGGAGTACCTCACCGCTGAGATCCTGGAGCTGGCTGGAAACGCCGCCCGCGACAACAAGAAGAGCCGTATCATCCCCCGCCACCTGCAGCTGGCCGTCCGCAACGACGAGGAGCTCAACAAACTCCTGGGCGGAGTGACCATCGCTCAGGGCGGCGTGCTGCCCAACATCCAGGCTGTTCTTCTGCCCAAGAAGACCGAGAAGGCCCCCAAGTCCAAGTAA
- the LOC128451298 gene encoding histone H1-like → MSEAAPAPAPAAAKVKAAKKRVVKPKTAGPSVSDLIVKAVSASKERSGASVSALKKALAAGGYDVEKNNSRVNTTIKKLVVSGTLVQTKGAGATGSFKMSKKVETKVQKPVKKAAPKAKKPAAKKPAVAKKPKSAAAKKPAAAKKSPKKVTKPAAAKTPSKSPKKVARSPKKVAKSPKKVEKKAPAAKKAPAKKVAKPKAKKTAAKKK, encoded by the coding sequence atgtCAGAAGCCGCTCCAGCTCCCGCTCCAGCCGCCGCCAAGGTCAAAGCGGCCAAGAAGAGGGTCGTGAAACCGAAGACCGCCGGCCCCAGTGTCAGTGATCTCATTGTGAAGGCCGTGTCCGCGTCCAAGGAGCGCAGTGGCGCGTCAGTGTCCGCCCTCAAGAAGGCTCTGGCGGCCGGAGGCTACGATGTGGAGAAGAACAATTCCCGCGTCAACACCACCATCAAGAAGCTGGTGGTCAGCGGGACCCTGGTCCAGACCAAGGGAGCCGGGGCCACCGGCTCGTTCAAGATGAGCAAGAAGGTGGAGACCAAGGTCCAGAAGCCGGTGAAGAAGGCCGCTCCCAAAGCGAAGAAGCCCGCCGCCAAGAAACCCGCAGTGGCTAAAAAGCCCAAGTCGGCGGCCGCCAAGAAGCCAGCAGCCGCTAAAAAGTCCCCGAAGAAGGTGACCAAACCAGCAGCGGCCAAGACGCCCTCCAAGAGCCCCAAGAAAGTGGCGAGGAGCCCAAAGAAAGTGGCGAAGAGCCCTAAGAAGGTGGAGAAAAAGGCCCCTGCTGCCAAGAAAGCCCCCGCGAAGAAGGTCGCCAAACCCAAAGCGAAGAAGACAGCAGCCAAGAAGAAGTga
- the LOC128451317 gene encoding histone H4: MSGRGKGGKGLGKGGAKRHRKVLRDNIQGITKPAIRRLARRGGVKRISGLIYEETRGVLKVFLENVIRDAVTYTEHAKRKTVTAMDVVYALKRQGRTLYGFGG, translated from the coding sequence ATGTCTGGACgaggaaagggaggaaaagGGCTCGGTAAAGGAGGCGCAAAGCGTCACCGTAAAGTTCTCCGTGATAACATCCAGGGAATTACCAAGCCCGCCATCCGCCGCCTGGCTCGCCGTGGCGGAGTGAAGCGTATCTCCGGTCTGATCTACGAGGAGACCCGCGGCGTGTTGAAGGTTTTCCTTGAGAACGTGATCCGCGATGCTGTCACCTACACCGAGCACGCCAAGAGGAAGACCGTCACCGCCATGGACGTGGTGTATGCTCTGAAGAGACAGGGCCGCACTCTGTACGGCTTCGGCGGATAA
- the LOC128451314 gene encoding histone H2B, which translates to MPDITKPAPKKGSKKAVAKAPGKGGKKRRKSRKESYAIYVYKVLKQVHPDTGISSKAMGIMNSFVSDIFERIAGEASRLAHYNKRSTITSREIQTAVRLLLPGELAKHAVSEGTKAVTKYTSSK; encoded by the coding sequence ATGCCTGACATAACGAAGCCAGCGCCCAAGAAGGGCTCCAAGAAAGCGGTGGCGAAGGCCCCCGGTAAGGgcggaaagaagaggagaaagtccAGGAAGGAGAGCTACGCCATCTACGTGTACAAGGTGCTGAAGCAGGTCCACCCCGACACTGGGATCTCCTCCAAGGCCATGGGCATCATGAACTCCTTCGTGAGCGACATCTTCGAGCGCATCGCCGGTGAGGCCTCTCGTCTGGCTCATTACAACAAGCGCTCCACCATCACCTCCAGGGAGATTCAGACCGCCGTCCGCCTGCTGCTGCCCGGGGAGCTGGCTAAACACGCCGTGTCTGAGGGCACCAAGGCCGTGACCAAGTACACCAGCTCCAAGTAA
- the LOC128451301 gene encoding histone H3 yields MARTKQTARKSTGGKAPRKQLATKAARKSAPATGGVKKPHRYRPGTVALREIRRYQKSTELLIRKLPFQRLVREIAQDFKTDLRFQSSAVMALQEASEAYLVGLFEDTNLCAIHAKRVTIMPKDIQLARRIRGERA; encoded by the coding sequence ATGGCAAGAACCAAGCAGACCGCTCGTAAATCCACCGGAGGCAAAGCCCCCAGGAAGCAGCTGGCCACCAAGGCTGCGCGTAAGAGCGCCCCGGCCACCGGCGGCGTGAAGAAGCCTCACCGTTACAGGCCCGGTACCGTGGCTCTGAGAGAGATCCGTCGCTACCAgaaatctacggagctgctgatccgcaagctgcccttccagcgcctgGTGAGAGAAATCGCTCAGGATTTCAAGACCGACCTGCGCTTCCAGAGCTCCGCTGTCATGGCTCTGCAGGAGGCAAGCGAGGCCTACCTGGTCGGCCTTTTTGAGGACACTAACCTGTGCGCCATCCACGCCAAGAGGGTTACCATCATGCCCaaggacatccagctggcccgccgtaTCCGCGGAGAGAGAGCTTAA
- the LOC128451296 gene encoding histone H1 isoform X2 — MSEAAPAPAPAAAKVKAAKKRVVKPKTAGPSVSDLIVKAVSASKERSGASVSALKKALAAGGYDVEKNNSRVNTTIKKLVVSGTLVQTKGAGATGSFKMSKKVETKVQKPVKKAAPKAKKPAPKKPAVAKKPKSAAAKKPAAAKKSPKKVTKPAAAKTPSKSPKKVAKSPKKVAKSPKKVEKKAPAAKKAPAKKVAKPKAKKTAAKKKTTDRDVCFV; from the exons atgtCAGAAGCCGCTCCAGCTCCCGCTCCAGCCGCCGCCAAGGTCAAAGCGGCCAAGAAGAGGGTCGTGAAACCGAAGACCGCCGGCCCCAGTGTCAGTGATCTCATTGTGAAGGCCGTGTCCGCGTCCAAGGAGCGCAGTGGCGCGTCAGTGTCCGCCCTCAAGAAGGCTCTGGCGGCCGGAGGCTACGATGTGGAGAAGAACAATTCCCGCGTCAACACCACCATCAAGAAGCTGGTGGTCAGCGGGACCCTGGTCCAGACCAAGGGAGCCGGGGCCACCGGCTCGTTCAAGATGAGCAAGAAGGTGGAGACCAAGGTCCAGAAGCCGGTGAAGAAGGCCGCTCCCAAAGCGAAGAAGCCCGCCCCCAAGAAACCCGCAGTGGCTAAAAAGCCCAAGTCGGCGGCCGCCAAGAAGCCAGCAGCCGCTAAAAAGTCCCCGAAGAAGGTGACCAAACCAGCAGCGGCCAAGACGCCCTCCAAGAGCCCCAAGAAAGTGGCGAAGAGCCCCAAGAAAGTGGCGAAGAGCCCTAAGAAGGTGGAGAAAAAGGCCCCTGCTGCCAAGAAAGCCCCCGCGAAGAAGGTCGCCAAACCCAAAGCGAAGAAGACAGCAGCCAAGAAGAA GACCACGGacagagatgtttgttttgtttag
- the LOC128451296 gene encoding histone H1 isoform X1: MSEAAPAPAPAAAKVKAAKKRVVKPKTAGPSVSDLIVKAVSASKERSGASVSALKKALAAGGYDVEKNNSRVNTTIKKLVVSGTLVQTKGAGATGSFKMSKKVETKVQKPVKKAAPKAKKPAPKKPAVAKKPKSAAAKKPAAAKKSPKKVTKPAAAKTPSKSPKKVAKSPKKVAKSPKKVEKKAPAAKKAPAKKVAKPKAKKTAAKKNHTRLSKKSCFLLNHHHCQYICRDRVLN, from the exons atgtCAGAAGCCGCTCCAGCTCCCGCTCCAGCCGCCGCCAAGGTCAAAGCGGCCAAGAAGAGGGTCGTGAAACCGAAGACCGCCGGCCCCAGTGTCAGTGATCTCATTGTGAAGGCCGTGTCCGCGTCCAAGGAGCGCAGTGGCGCGTCAGTGTCCGCCCTCAAGAAGGCTCTGGCGGCCGGAGGCTACGATGTGGAGAAGAACAATTCCCGCGTCAACACCACCATCAAGAAGCTGGTGGTCAGCGGGACCCTGGTCCAGACCAAGGGAGCCGGGGCCACCGGCTCGTTCAAGATGAGCAAGAAGGTGGAGACCAAGGTCCAGAAGCCGGTGAAGAAGGCCGCTCCCAAAGCGAAGAAGCCCGCCCCCAAGAAACCCGCAGTGGCTAAAAAGCCCAAGTCGGCGGCCGCCAAGAAGCCAGCAGCCGCTAAAAAGTCCCCGAAGAAGGTGACCAAACCAGCAGCGGCCAAGACGCCCTCCAAGAGCCCCAAGAAAGTGGCGAAGAGCCCCAAGAAAGTGGCGAAGAGCCCTAAGAAGGTGGAGAAAAAGGCCCCTGCTGCCAAGAAAGCCCCCGCGAAGAAGGTCGCCAAACCCAAAGCGAAGAAGACAGCAGCCAAGAAGAA ccacacacgTCTTTCCAAAAAGAGCTGTTTCCTCCTCAATCATCACCACTGCCAATACATATGTAGAGACAGAGTTCTTAACTAA
- the LOC128451296 gene encoding histone H1 isoform X3: MSEAAPAPAPAAAKVKAAKKRVVKPKTAGPSVSDLIVKAVSASKERSGASVSALKKALAAGGYDVEKNNSRVNTTIKKLVVSGTLVQTKGAGATGSFKMSKKVETKVQKPVKKAAPKAKKPAPKKPAVAKKPKSAAAKKPAAAKKSPKKVTKPAAAKTPSKSPKKVAKSPKKVAKSPKKVEKKAPAAKKAPAKKVAKPKAKKTAAKKK; encoded by the coding sequence atgtCAGAAGCCGCTCCAGCTCCCGCTCCAGCCGCCGCCAAGGTCAAAGCGGCCAAGAAGAGGGTCGTGAAACCGAAGACCGCCGGCCCCAGTGTCAGTGATCTCATTGTGAAGGCCGTGTCCGCGTCCAAGGAGCGCAGTGGCGCGTCAGTGTCCGCCCTCAAGAAGGCTCTGGCGGCCGGAGGCTACGATGTGGAGAAGAACAATTCCCGCGTCAACACCACCATCAAGAAGCTGGTGGTCAGCGGGACCCTGGTCCAGACCAAGGGAGCCGGGGCCACCGGCTCGTTCAAGATGAGCAAGAAGGTGGAGACCAAGGTCCAGAAGCCGGTGAAGAAGGCCGCTCCCAAAGCGAAGAAGCCCGCCCCCAAGAAACCCGCAGTGGCTAAAAAGCCCAAGTCGGCGGCCGCCAAGAAGCCAGCAGCCGCTAAAAAGTCCCCGAAGAAGGTGACCAAACCAGCAGCGGCCAAGACGCCCTCCAAGAGCCCCAAGAAAGTGGCGAAGAGCCCCAAGAAAGTGGCGAAGAGCCCTAAGAAGGTGGAGAAAAAGGCCCCTGCTGCCAAGAAAGCCCCCGCGAAGAAGGTCGCCAAACCCAAAGCGAAGAAGACAGCAGCCAAGAAGAAGTga
- the LOC128451316 gene encoding histone H2B-like, protein MPEVTKPAPKKGSKKAVAKAPGKGGKKRRKSRKESYAIYVYKVLKQVHPDTGISSKAMGIMNSFVSDIFERIAGEASRLAHYNKRSTITSREIQTAVRLLLPGELAKHAVSEGTKAVTKYTSSK, encoded by the coding sequence ATGCCTGAAGTAACGAAGCCAGCGCCCAAGAAGGGCTCCAAGAAAGCGGTGGCGAAGGCCCCCGGTAAGGgcggaaagaagaggagaaagtccAGGAAGGAGAGCTACGCCATCTACGTGTACAAGGTGCTGAAGCAGGTCCACCCCGACACTGGGATCTCCTCCAAGGCCATGGGCATCATGAACTCCTTCGTGAGCGACATCTTCGAGCGCATCGCCGGTGAGGCCTCTCGTCTGGCTCATTACAACAAGCGCTCCACCATCACCTCCAGGGAGATTCAGACCGCCGTCCGCCTGCTGCTGCCCGGGGAGCTGGCTAAACACGCCGTGTCTGAGGGCACCAAGGCCGTGACCAAGTACACCAGCTCCAAGTAA
- the LOC128450374 gene encoding histone H3-like, producing MYPVRHSGHKRMLEVVCCFMAEEKWEASGRSHPNLCRAKPIRYRTKQTARKSTGGKVPRKQLTTKAARKSAPATGGVKKPHRYRPGTVALREIRRYQKSTELLIRKLPFQRLVREIAQDFKTDLRFQSSAVMALQEASEAYLVGLFEDTNLCAIHAKRVTIMPKDIQLARRIRGERA from the exons ATGTACCCGGTTCGGCATTCCGGGCACAAGCGGATGTTGGAAGTAGTGTGCTGCTTCATGGCTGAAGAAAAATGGGAAGCGAGCGGCCGGTCTCACCCCAATTTATGCAG GGCGAAGCCTATACGATATAGAACCAAGCAGACCGCCCGTAAATCCACCGGAGGTAAAGTCCCCAGGAAGCAGCTGACCACCAAGGCTGCGCGTAAGAGCGCCCCGGCCACCGGCGGCGTCAAGAAGCCTCACCGTTACAGGCCCGGTACCGTGGCTCTGAGAGAGATCCGTCGCTACCAGAAATCTACTGAGCTGCtcatccgcaagctgcccttccagcgcctgGTGAGAGAAATCGCTCAGGATTTCAAGACCGACCTGCGCTTCCAGAGCTCCGCTGTCATGGCTCTGCAGGAGGCAAGTGAGGCCTACCTGGTCGGCCTTTTTGAGGACACCAACCTGTGCGCCATCCACGCCAAGAGGGTTACCATCATGCCCaaggacatccagctggcccgccgtaTCCGCGGAGAGAGAGCTTAA
- the LOC128451409 gene encoding histone H2A isoform X2, translating to MSGRGKTGGKARAKAKTRSSRAGLQFPILELAGNAARDNKKSRIIPRHLQLAVRNDEELNKLLGGVTIAQGGVLPNIQAVLLPKKTEKAPKSK from the exons ATGTCTGGCAGAGGTAAAACCGGCGGAAAGGCCAGAGCGAAGGCAAAGACTCGCTCCTCCCGCGCTGGGCTCCAGTTCCCC ATCCTGGAGCTGGCTGGAAACGCCGCCCGCGACAACAAGAAGAGCCGTATCATCCCCCGCCACCTGCAGCTGGCCGTCCGCAACGACGAGGAGCTCAACAAACTCCTGGGCGGAGTGACCATCGCTCAGGGCGGCGTGCTGCCCAACATCCAGGCTGTTCTTCTGCCCAAGAAGACCGAGAAGGCCCCCAAGTCCAAGTAA
- the LOC128451409 gene encoding histone H2A isoform X1 has protein sequence MSGRGKTGGKARAKAKTRSSRAGLQFPVGRVHRLLRKGNYAHRVGAGAPVYLAAVLEYLTAEILELAGNAARDNKKSRIIPRHLQLAVRNDEELNKLLGGVTIAQGGVLPNIQAVLLPKGKGGKKRRKSRKESYAIYVYKVLKQVHPDTGISSKAMGIMNSFVSDIFERIAGEASRLAHYNKRSTITSREIQTAVRLLLPGELAKHAVSEGTKAVTKYTSSK, from the exons ATGTCTGGCAGAGGTAAAACCGGCGGAAAGGCCAGAGCGAAGGCAAAGACTCGCTCCTCCCGCGCTGGGCTCCAGTTCCCCGTCGGCCGTGTTCACAGGCTGCTGCGTAAAGGCAACTACGCACATCGCGTTGGTGCCGGCGCCCCCGTCTACCTGGCGGCTGTGCTGGAGTACCTCACCGCTGAGATCCTGGAGCTGGCTGGAAACGCCGCCCGCGACAACAAGAAGAGCCGTATCATCCCCCGCCACCTGCAGCTGGCCGTCCGCAACGACGAGGAGCTCAACAAACTCCTGGGCGGAGTGACCATCGCTCAGGGCGGCGTGCTGCCCAACATCCAGGCTGTTCTTCTGCCCAAG GGTAAGGgcggaaagaagaggagaaagtccAGGAAGGAGAGCTACGCCATCTACGTGTACAAGGTGCTGAAGCAGGTCCACCCCGACACTGGGATCTCCTCCAAGGCCATGGGCATCATGAACTCCTTCGTGAGCGACATCTTCGAGCGCATCGCCGGTGAGGCCTCTCGTCTGGCTCATTACAACAAGCGCTCCACCATCACCTCCAGGGAGATTCAGACCGCCGTCCGCCTGCTGCTGCCCGGGGAGCTGGCTAAACACGCCGTGTCTGAGGGCACCAAGGCCGTGACCAAGTACACCAGCTCCAAGTAA
- the LOC128451410 gene encoding histone H1-like, with protein MSEAAPAPAPAAAKVKAAKKRVVKPKTAGLSVSELIVKAVSASKERSGASVSALKKALAAGGYDVEKNNSRVNTTIKKLVVSGTLVQTKGAGATGSFKMSKKVETKVQKPVKKAAPKAKKPAPKKPAVAKKPKSAAAKKPAAAKKSPKKVTKPAAAKTPTKSPKKVAKSPKKVAKSTKKVEKKAPAAKKAPAKKVAKPKAKKTAAKKK; from the coding sequence atgtCAGAAGCCGCTCCAGCTCCCGCTCCAGCCGCCGCCAAGGTCAAAGCGGCCAAGAAGAGGGTCGTGAAACCGAAGACCGCCGGCTTAAGTGTCAGTGAGCTCATTGTGAAGGCCGTGTCCGCGTCCAAGGAGCGCAGTGGCGCGTCAGTGTCCGCCCTCAAGAAGGCTCTGGCGGCCGGAGGCTACGATGTGGAGAAGAACAATTCCCGCGTCAACACCACCATCAAGAAGCTGGTGGTCAGCGGGACCCTGGTCCAGACCAAGGGAGCCGGGGCCACCGGCTCGTTCAAGATGAGCAAGAAGGTGGAGACCAAGGTCCAGAAGCCGGTGAAGAAGGCCGCTCCCAAAGCGAAGAAGCCCGCCCCCAAGAAACCCGCAGTGGCTAAAAAGCCCAAGTCGGCGGCCGCCAAGAAGCCAGCAGCCGCTAAAAAGTCCCCGAAGAAGGTGACCAAACCAGCAGCGGCCAAGACGCCCACCAAGAGCCCCAAGAAGGTGGCGAAGAGCCCCAAGAAAGTGGCGAAGAGCACTAAGAAGGTGGAGAAAAAGGCCCCTGCTGCCAAGAAAGCCCCCGCGAAGAAGGTCGCCAAACCCAAAGCGAAGAAGACAGCAGCCAAGAAGAAGTga